The sequence below is a genomic window from Rhodococcus sp. 4CII.
AGTGCTGGATTCAAAACTGTGCCCGGTACCGAATCCGGTACCGGGCACAGGATAACTGTTTTGCGCTACGAAGCTTTCTGCTCGCGCTTCTTGGCCTCACGGGCCAGCATGCGGTCGCGCTGCTCCTCGAACTTGGTGGCCTGGCCCTCGAGGTTCTCGAGGAACTTGCCGAGGCTCTCGCGGAGTTCTTCGCCGCGGGCGGTGAAGTCGTTTCGCTCGAAGATGTTCCACTTGCGCAGAACGGGCATCACGACCTCTTCGAGGTGCTGGCGGAGGTCGTAGATGCCGTGCTTGGCCATGAGCACGCCGTTGCGCCGGAAGTTCGGCATGCCGGCGCCCGGCATCTGGAAGTTCTGGACGATCAGGTTGATGGCCTCGAGCGCCTGGTCGGGCGCGAGGTCGAGGGCCGCGCCGCACATATTGCGGTAGAAGATCATGTGCAGGTTCTCGTCGGCGGCGATGCGCTGCAGCATCTTGTCGGCGATCGGTTCCTTGCACGCCTTACCGGTGTTGCGGTGGCTGACGCGGGTGGCGAGTTCCTGGAACGTGACGTACGCGACGGAGTGGAGGAAGCCGGCGTCGACGTCGGCAGGCGAGGCGAAGCCGTTCGTCATGTGTTCCATGCGGAAGCGTTCGAGCTGGACGGGGTCGACGGCGCGGGTCACGACGAGGTAATCGCGCATCACGATGCCGTGACGGTTCTCCTCGGCGGTCCAGCGGCCGACCCAGGTGCCCCAGGCGCCGTCCTGCGAGAAGTTCTCGGCGATCTCGCGGTGGTACGACGGCAGGTTGTCCTCCGTGAGGAGGTTGGTGATCATCGCGGCCTTGGCGACCTCGTCGAGCTGTGACTGCTCGGGATCCCAATCGGTGCCGCCCATCGCGGCGAAGTTGCGTCCTTCGTCCCACGGAACGTAGTCGTGGGGGTGCCATTCCTTGGCCATGGAGAGGTGGCGGTTGACGTTCTCTTCTGCAACCGGCGACAACTCCTGCAGCAGTTCGAGTTGGGTCAGGTCCCTCGCCATGTGTAATGCCTCCATGTAGCTCATTTTGACTTTGGTCAGCCTACGGCACCGTAAGTAGGTTGGTAAACGCCGTCGGCGGCCCGGAAACCGTCTAAGTTACCGATCCGTAATGAATCGTCCGGGATGTGTCGCCGCGACGCGACGAACCGTTACATGACAGTGTACTGATGTGGTTGCGTGTGCGGTGACCAGCGTAATCATCGCAGGGAGAGATCATCACGACGACGCGCGGACATTTGGGGACGATCACAGATTTGTCGGGTTCCACATATTCTGCGGCCGATCTCGAGTCGTGTCGGGGGTTGCGTGGCTCCATTCCGTCAGGCTGTCAATGTCCTGGGAAATGGTTTCACCCAAGGTGTGAACATCGCCACCCCAGGTTCCCCTCGGCCGCCGCGCACGCCATGCTCATGAGCGGAGGTAATGAATGGGCACTGGTTCGATCAGCGGCACTTCCGCCCGGGTCACCGACCGGGAGGGCGCCCCGATCCCGCACGAACGGGGGTCCCGCGGTTACCGAACCCTCACGCTGTCCCTCTTCGCGGCAGGACTGACGACGTTCGTCTCCATGTACTCGGCGCAGGCCCTGCTGCCGGCGTACGCGGACGGCTTCCACGTATCCCCGGCCGTATCCGCCCTGTCCGTGTCGGTCACCACCGGACTGCTGGCCCTCGCGATCGTCCCGGCCAGCGTGGTGTCCGAGCGGTACGGGCGGACCCGGGTGATGGTGCTGTCCGCGCTGGTGGCGTGCGCCGTGGGTCTGTTGCTGCCGCTGAGCCCGAACATCGGTCTGCTGCTCGCGGGCCGCGCGATCCAGGGCGTCGCGCTCGCGGGGATACCCGCGGTGGCGATGGCGTACCTCGCCGAGGAGGTGCATCCGAAAGACCTCGGCGCGGCGATGGGCCGCTACGTGGCGGGGACGACGATCGGTGGGCTCGTCGGGCGGCTGGTGCCGTCGGCCGTCGTCGACATCGGTTCGTGGCGGTGGGCGATGGAGGTGTCGGCGGTCCTGGCACTGGTGTTCGCCGTCGTGATGATCCGCACGCTGCCCGCGTCGCAGTTCTTCCGTCCCCAGCGTGCGAACCCGAGAACAGTGCTGGCGAATGTGGTTACCCACCTGCGTGATCCGGCGCTGCGGACGTTGTTCGCGCTCGGGTTCATCC
It includes:
- a CDS encoding acyl-ACP desaturase, with product MARDLTQLELLQELSPVAEENVNRHLSMAKEWHPHDYVPWDEGRNFAAMGGTDWDPEQSQLDEVAKAAMITNLLTEDNLPSYHREIAENFSQDGAWGTWVGRWTAEENRHGIVMRDYLVVTRAVDPVQLERFRMEHMTNGFASPADVDAGFLHSVAYVTFQELATRVSHRNTGKACKEPIADKMLQRIAADENLHMIFYRNMCGAALDLAPDQALEAINLIVQNFQMPGAGMPNFRRNGVLMAKHGIYDLRQHLEEVVMPVLRKWNIFERNDFTARGEELRESLGKFLENLEGQATKFEEQRDRMLAREAKKREQKAS
- a CDS encoding MFS transporter: MGTGSISGTSARVTDREGAPIPHERGSRGYRTLTLSLFAAGLTTFVSMYSAQALLPAYADGFHVSPAVSALSVSVTTGLLALAIVPASVVSERYGRTRVMVLSALVACAVGLLLPLSPNIGLLLAGRAIQGVALAGIPAVAMAYLAEEVHPKDLGAAMGRYVAGTTIGGLVGRLVPSAVVDIGSWRWAMEVSAVLALVFAVVMIRTLPASQFFRPQRANPRTVLANVVTHLRDPALRTLFALGFILMGGFVSVYNFLGFRLSAAPFGLPESVVGLVFLLYLAGTYTSAAAGALSDRIGRRRVLLGAVGTTVVGLALTVPDTLPLVLLGMALFTGGFFGAHSVAGGWVGRLATEHRAEASALYLLAYYLGSSVAGAAAGVAYAAAGWVGTAGFVGALLVIAIVLSVVMFRSNGD